Within Actinoplanes sp. L3-i22, the genomic segment GCGCCGAGCACGGTCTCCACCGCGTCGGCGACCGCGTCGGCCTGGCCGGTGGTCAGCGTGACCACGCCGAGCGACAGCGTCGGCCGGGTGCTGAAGTGGTGCGCGACCCGCTCGGCGACCAGCGCGGCCTCGACCGGCGCGTCGACCGGCGGCAGCAGCCGCAGGCCGAGGTCCGGCCCGGCCGGGTGCGCGCTCGGGAACGTGACCAGGCGGTCCTGGTAGAACGTGTGGTTGGCGAAGCCGATCAGCGACTCGTGCCGGCTGCGGTAGTGCCGGGTCAGCGCGAGCCGGGTGAACGCGGCGCAGTCGTTCGCGGCCACCAGCACCGACGGGCCGCCGCCGGCCGGGGCGAGCTGGGCGTCGTCGCCGATCACCACGAGCGACTTCCCGCGGTGGGCGCAGGCCACCGCGGCGGCCGGCGTCATCCGGGACGCCTCGTCGATGATCACCACGTCGAAGCGCTCACCGGCCGGCAGGTAGCGGCTGACCGCGGCCGGCGGCATCACGAAACACGGTTTGAGGGCGGCGGTGGCGTCCCACGTACGGTCGAGAAGCTCGCGGACCGGGAGGTGGCCGTCGGTCTTGAGCCCCTCGGCCCGGATCAGCGCGGGCGCGCCGTCGGCGGTGACCGCCGGCCGCCGCGCGTTCAGCGCCTCGATGATCGTGCCGGCCGCGTCCTGCATCAGGTCGGCGTCGAGCCGGCGGAACTCCTCGACCAACTCGTTGCGCTCGATCGAGGCGAGCGGTTCGAGCCGCTCGTCCTCGGCGATGACCGCGTCCGCCCAGGCCCGGTAGACGGTCCGCTCGATCACCCGGCCGAGCCGCCCGACCTCGATGCCGTGGTCGGCGCAGTAGTCGACGGCGGTGTCCAGGCCGTGCTCGGCGAGCACCTCGCGGGCCGCCAGGTAGTCGAACCACTCGCGCTGGCCGGACTCGTCGTCGCGCAGGTCGCGCAGCAGGTCCCGGGCCGTCTCGTAGCGGTCCAGGGTGGTGCCGAGCCGGACCTGCCGGGCCGGGCCGAACGCGTCGATGATCCGCTGCCGGGCCTCCTGCCACAGTTCGATCAGCGTGCTCAGGTCCGGGTTCCGGGTGGCTCGCAGCGCCGCGGCCTGGTCCCCGGTGAGCGCCGCGTCCGCCCCGGTCCGCAGGGTACGGGCCCCGGCCGCCCAGTCCAGCGCCTGGCCGATCGCCCGCAGATCGGTGTCCCGCCCGCGGTACATGTCGCCGAGCGCGGCCTGCAGCCCCGGCGCGGCCTCGGCCAGCGCCCGGGCCGACGCGACCACCTGTTTGCGCACCGCGGCGATCTCCGCCGCCGACGCCACGTCCAGTTCCCGTTTGGCGACCGCGTCGAGCTGGCCGACCGCGGCGGACGCCGCCCGCAGCGGCCCGACCTGGGCGCGCAGCCACTCGACCGCGGCGACCACCGGGCCGAGCCCGAGCTCCGGCCGGGCGGCCGCCTCGGGCGCCGGGTGCAGCGTGGTCCGCCAGTGCCGGAACACGTCGCGGGCCTCGTTCACCACGCGCAGCAGCTCGCCGTCGCCGGCGCGGTTGCAGACGTACGCGATCACCGCGGCGAGCGCCTCCGGCGGCGTCACCCGCAGCGCCTCGCCGACCGTCTCCAGGGCCCGGCCGATCGCCAGGAAGTCGGTGTCCAGCCGCCGCCAGTAGCGGCCCAGCATGGCCGCGTTCTGCCGTTCCGCCGCGATCAGGCCCTCGTTGGCGCGCCGCCAGGCGACCGCGAGCGGCAGGTTGGCGACCGCCTCGTCGGCGGTGACGCCGGGCTCGGCGAGCGCGACCACGGTCTCCTTGTCCCAGCGGTGCCCGGCCAGGAGCTTGCGCATGCCGCGGTGCACGGTGGCGAACCGCTCGGCGAGATCCTCGACCGGCTCGTGCAGGACCGCCTCGGTGAAGTACTCGCGGGCCTGGGCGCGGGCCGCGGCGACCGCCTCGACGTGCCGCCGCAGCGCGCCGGCCGCGGCGTGCACGCCGGCCTGCGCGCCGGGCCCGAACCAGGCCGACTCCGGCTTGTCCGGGCGGGCGCCGAGCTCGGCGATCACGGTGACCAGCTCGACGTCGGAGAAGGTGACCACGTCCGGCAGGCCGAGCCGGCCGGTGATCCGGTCCAGGCTCTTCTGCTGGATCTCCAGCTCGTCGGCGTCCGCGGCGAACCGGCCGGCCAGGGCCTTCGCCGCGGCCGCGGTCAGCGGCGGCAGCTCGACCGCGGGCGGGTCCAGCTCGGGCGGCGCCGGCAGCTCGGCGACGTCCTGCTCGGCGAGGGCGGCGGCGGCCAGCCCGGTCCGGGCCCGGGCCTGCTCCTCGGCCCGGCGGATCTCCTCGATCAGCCGGGCGAGCGTCTCGGCGGCCTCGCGGACCGGGCGCAGGGTGGGCGCGGTGAGCCAGTGGTCGGCGGCCGCGGCCGGGCGGGACGCGGCGTGCGCGGCCAGGCCGGCCAGGTCCGCGGCGTCGACCGGGAGCCGGACGTGGAAGGCGGCGGCGAGCGGCCCGAACGCGTCGGTGGCGTCGGTCAGCGCGTCCAGCGCGAGCTGCGCCTCCTCCAGCGCGGCGTCGAGCGGCGCCTTCGCCATCACCTCGCGCCAGCGGAATCCGCTGCGCTCGGTGGCCGGCCGCCACGCGCCCCGCAGGCGCTCGGCGGCGGCGCGGACCCGGTCCAGGGCGTCCTCGGTCAGGGCGAGGGGCTGCAGGGCGGCGGCCGGGGCGGCCAGCTCGCCGTCGAGCAGTGCGTACCGGCCGAGCACCTCGTGCAGGCTGTGGCCGAGCGGTTCGCGGGGCTCGTTGACGCTCGCCGCGTACGCGCTCAGCCGCTCCCGCCGGTCCCGCAGCGTCTGCCGGTCCAGCTCGTCCATCCCGGGCGACGGCAGCGGCACCGCCTCCAGCGCGGCGGCCAGCGCGGACGCCACCTGGCGCCGGCCGGCCCGCTGCCCGTGCAGGTCGAGCAGGTAGTTGCCGAGCCCGGCGGCGGCCAGCCGGTGCTGGACCACGTCGAGCGCCGACGCGGTCTCGGAGACGAACAGGACCCGCTTCCCGGCGTGGGTGAGCGCGCCGATCATGTTCGCCACGGTCTGCGACTTGCCGGTCCCGGGCGGGCCGTCGATCACGAAGCTGTGCCCGTCCAGCGCGGCGGTGATGCACACCCGCTGGTCGGCGTCGGCGTCCAGGAGCAGCGGCACGTCCTCGTCGGCGGCGCGCGGCTCGAAGCCGAGACTGCCGTCCTCGGTCGCCAGCGCCCGGACCACCGGGTGCCGCAGGATGTCCGCCTCGTTCTCGGTCAGGTCCTGCCGGATCGCCTCGGCGGCCAGGTCGAAGCGGGCCAGCACGACCGCGTCGGCGAGCCGCCAGCCGGACTTGCTCGCGATTCGCGAGCGCAGCTGCCCGAGGTCGCCGGTCAGCTCGACGCCCTGCGCGCGCAGCCGCCGGGCCAGCGCCGGGTTGAGCACCGGGTCGCCGGTGGCGGCGCGCAGCCGGGGCACCTCGCCCGGGCCGAGCGCGACCAGGTCGACCGGGGTGAGCAGGACCGGGGCGGCGTGTGCCGCGCCGGTCCCGTCCTGCCAGTGCAGCAGGCCGGTGGCCAGGTGCAGGACGTCCTCGCCGTGGTCCAGGCTCTCCTGGTGGGCGTGCCGGCGCAGGTGCCGCAGCAGGGTCTGCAGGGTGGCGGCGGGCAGTTCGGTCCGCAGCACGTCCCCGCCGGCCGATCCGCCGCCGGTCCCGCCCTCGAACGCCCAGTCCCGGCCCTGCCGCAGGCGGTCCAGGACGGTGCCCGGGCCGGGTCCGGTGATCTCGACCAGATCGGTCCCGGCCCGCGGCAGGTCGATCAGCCGGTCTGCGGCGCTCGGGTCGGTGATCCCGTCGCGCCAGGCGGCGAGAGCCGCGCGGGCGTCGTCGCCCGGCCCGATCTGTCCGTCTGCATCATCCGGCCGCATGTGCCCATTGCAGCAAGGCAACCGATACCTTGCTGGCAATTCGTCCGAATCACACCTCTGCCGGTCCGGGTTGAGCCGTTATTTCTTGCGGCGGGCCACCAGCACCGCGTCGTGGATGACCCCGTCCTGGCCCGGACGCGGGCGCTTCTCCGTGGTCAGCACGTCCCACTCGGCCGGGTCCAGGCCGGCCGCCAGCTCCTCGGCGGTGAACATCATGTCCGGGAAGTGCATCGGGCGCGCGGCGGTGGCCAGGTCGTCCGGGTGGTGGCCGGCGATCAGCAGCGTGCCGCCGGCGGTGACCGCCGCGGCCAGCCGGGCGTAGAGCTCCCGCCGCGCCGCCCCCGGAAGGTGCATGAAGTGCGCCGACACCAGGTCGTACGACCGCTCGGCGGGCGGCTCCGAGCGCAGGTCGGCCCGGGTGAACGTGATCCGGTCGGCGAGCCCGGCGGCCGCGGCGTGCCCGGCCGCCCGGCTCAGCGCCTCCGCGGCGATGTCCACGCCGGTGACCGTCCAGCCCCGCTCGGCCAGCCAGAGCGCGTCGGCGCCCTCGCCGCAGCCGACGTCCAGGGCCCGCCCGGCCGGCAGCCCGGCGGCCTCGGCGACCAGCTGCGCGTTCGGCCGACCGCTCCAGATCGCCGGCTTGGCCCGGTAGCGTTCCTCCCAGGCGTCCGCCTCGAAGATGGTCGCCTGCTGGCGGCGGTACTCGGTGACCGCGTCCCGGCTCTCCCCGGCGATCAGGTCCATGTTGATCATCGCGCCGGCGGTCTGCCCGGCCGCGGCGGCGACCGCCACGGTCGCGCCCAGGTTGGTGACGTTGCCGGCCACCCAGACGCCGGGCACCGCGGTCGCCCCGGTCTCCTCGGCCGCGATCCGCAGGCCGACCTCGTGCCCGTTCATCTCCATCGGGACCGGCTCCAGGCCCAGCGACTCCAGGAGCGCCGAGCGGGCCACGAACCGCGGGCCGACCGCGACCGCTTCCAGGCCGATCACCCGGCCGCCGGCCAGCCGCACGCCGGTGATCCGGTCGTCGTCGATCTCCACCGCCTCGACCGGCTCCCGGACGACCGGGATCCGGCGGGCGGCCAGCAGCTCGGCCTGCTCGGGATCCGGCTCCGGGGTGCCGTTCAGCAGGTAGACCACGTCGTCGCTGAGCTGCCGCCAGAGCTGCGCCTGGTGCAGGCTCAGCGGCCCGGCGGCCAGCACGCCGATCCGCTTGCCGCGCAGCTCCCAGCCGTGGCAGTACGGGCAGTGCGCCACGTCGGCGCCCCACCGCCGCGCCAGCCCCGGGATCGCCGGCAGCTCGTCGACCAGGCCGGTGGTGACCAGCAGCCGGCGCCCGAGCACCCGCGCCCCGTCGGCCAGGGTGACCAGGAAGCCGTCCGCGGTGCGCTCGGCCCGCTCGGCGGTGCCCTCGCGGACCTCACCGCCGTACTCGGCGAGCTCGGCCCGGCCCGCTTTGTACAGCTCGGCGGGCGGGACGCCCTCCCGGCCGAGCAGGTTGTGCACGTGGCCGGCCGGGGCGTTGCGCGGGTCGCCCCGGTCGATCACCAGGACCGAGCGACGGGACCGGGCCAGGGTCACGGCCCCGCTCAGGCCGGCCGCGCCGCCGCCGATGACCACCACGTCGTACGTCTGCTCCATGGTCTTTCTCCTTTTTTCGCCGCTGCAGCCACCGTCGCTCGCCGCACCCGGGAACAGCAAGTAAGTTTGCTGTTATGGCAAAGGATCTGGCCTCGGTCGGCCCCCGGCTGCGGACGCTCCGGCAGAAACGTGACATCACGCTGACCCAGCTCGCCGCGACCACCGGCATCTCGGTCAGCACGCTCTCCCGGCTGGAGTCCGGCGACCGCAAGCCGACCCTGGAGCTGCTGCTGCCGCTCGCCGAGGCCTACCAGGTGACCCTCGACGAGCTGGTCGACGCGCCGGAGACCGGTGACCCGCGGGTCCGGCAGCGGCCGATCGAGCGCAACGGGCACACCTACATCCCGCTGACCCGGCGGCCCGGCGGGGTCCAGGCGTTCAAGCAGATCATCCCGCCGACGGCCGCGGAGTGCGATCTCGAACAGCAGACCCACGAGGGGTACGAGTGGCTCTACGTGCTCAGCGGCCGGGTCCGGTTGCTGCTCGGCGCGCACGACATCGTGCTCCTGCCGGGCGAGGCGGCCGAGTTCGACACCCGGCAGCCGCACCTGATCCTGAACCCCGGCCCGGAGCCCGCCGAGATCCTCAGCCTGTTCGGCCCGCAGGGCGAGCGCGTCCACGTCCGGGCCAGACCCAAGATCCAGACCTGACCCCTTCTTTGGTACGGCGTCAGCCCGGTCCCGCACCAGCCCCCGGGCACCGGCTCACGCCGTACCGAAAGCTGGTTTAGGGTCTGGGCTCGTGGATCTTTCTGTGACGGTGGACGAGGGCGTGGCGCTGCTGGAGATGCGGCGACCGCCGGCGAACCACTTCGACGAGGCGCTGATCGGCGGGATCGTCGACGCCGCGCTGGAGCTGGACGCGGATCCGGCGTGCCGGGTCATCCTGCTGGCCTCGGAGGGCAGGCACTTCTGCGCGGGCGCGGACTTCGGCGGCGGGGACTTCGCCGCGGATCACGTGGACGCGGCGGCGCGGCTGTACCGGCGCGCGGTGCGGCTCTTCGACGTGCGGACGCCGATCGTCGCGGCGGTGCAGGGCACCGCGGTCGGCGGCGGGCTCGGGCTGGCCTGCGCGGCGGACTTCCGGGTCGCCGAGGCCGGCACCCGGTTCGTGGCGAACTTCGCGCGGCTGGGGTTCCACCAGGGCTTCGGGCTGAGCGTGACGCTGCCCGAGCTGATCGGGCGGCAGAAGGCGACCGACCTGCTGCTGACCGCGCGGCGGGTGGGCGGCGAGGAGGCCTACCGGATCGGGCTGGCCGACCGCCTCGCCGAGCCGGGCCGGGTGCGGGAAACCGCGCGGGCGCTCGCGCTGGAGATCGCCGCCTCGGCGCCGCTCGCGGTCCGGTCGATGCGGGCCACGCTGCGCGGCGATCTGGCCGGGCGGGTCCGGGCGGCGCTGGAGCACGAGCTGGCCGAGCAGAAGATCCACTGGGCGACGCCGGACGCCGCCGAGGGCATCGCGGCCAGCCTGGCCCGGCGCGCTCCGAACTTCACCGGTTCCGTGGACTTCACGGGTTCCCCGGACCGGCCGGGAACGTGACGACCATGGCGACGCCGGGGTCGCGGGGCTCGGCCACCGCCTCCCCGCCGTGCGCCCGGGCCAGCTGCCGGACGATCCACAGGCCGAGCCCGACACCCTCCGGGCCGCCGACCGCGAACTGACCGAACAGGGTGGCGCGCAGGCTCTCCGGGACGCCCGGCCCGTGATCCCGGACCTCCAGCCGGTCGGTGTCGCCGTCGCGACCGATCCGGATCACGACCGGCGGACGGCCGTACCGGAGGGCGTTGGTGACCAGGTTCAGCAGGATCTGCTCGAAGCGCTGCTTGTCGACGCAGATCCGCAGGGCCGGATCCACCTCCACCTCGATCTCCTCGTCCGGCCGCAGATAGCTCAGCGCGTCCTCGATGAGCTCGAGCGCGGAGTGCTCCTGCCGGTCCAGCCTCAGGTGCCCGGAGCTGTCGATCCGCTGCACGTCGAGGAGCGCGTCGGCGAGCCGGTTGATCCGCGCGGTCTGCCGCAGCGCCATGTCCAGCATCGTCGCCGGCATCCCGGTGGCGTCCTCGCGCAGCTCGTCCAGGACGATCCGGATCCCGCTCAGCGGGCTGCGGACGTCGTGCGCCAGGGTGTTCATCAGCGCGGCCCGCCACTGCTCGATCCG encodes:
- a CDS encoding DUF3320 domain-containing protein; amino-acid sequence: MRPDDADGQIGPGDDARAALAAWRDGITDPSAADRLIDLPRAGTDLVEITGPGPGTVLDRLRQGRDWAFEGGTGGGSAGGDVLRTELPAATLQTLLRHLRRHAHQESLDHGEDVLHLATGLLHWQDGTGAAHAAPVLLTPVDLVALGPGEVPRLRAATGDPVLNPALARRLRAQGVELTGDLGQLRSRIASKSGWRLADAVVLARFDLAAEAIRQDLTENEADILRHPVVRALATEDGSLGFEPRAADEDVPLLLDADADQRVCITAALDGHSFVIDGPPGTGKSQTVANMIGALTHAGKRVLFVSETASALDVVQHRLAAAGLGNYLLDLHGQRAGRRQVASALAAALEAVPLPSPGMDELDRQTLRDRRERLSAYAASVNEPREPLGHSLHEVLGRYALLDGELAAPAAALQPLALTEDALDRVRAAAERLRGAWRPATERSGFRWREVMAKAPLDAALEEAQLALDALTDATDAFGPLAAAFHVRLPVDAADLAGLAAHAASRPAAAADHWLTAPTLRPVREAAETLARLIEEIRRAEEQARARTGLAAAALAEQDVAELPAPPELDPPAVELPPLTAAAAKALAGRFAADADELEIQQKSLDRITGRLGLPDVVTFSDVELVTVIAELGARPDKPESAWFGPGAQAGVHAAAGALRRHVEAVAAARAQAREYFTEAVLHEPVEDLAERFATVHRGMRKLLAGHRWDKETVVALAEPGVTADEAVANLPLAVAWRRANEGLIAAERQNAAMLGRYWRRLDTDFLAIGRALETVGEALRVTPPEALAAVIAYVCNRAGDGELLRVVNEARDVFRHWRTTLHPAPEAAARPELGLGPVVAAVEWLRAQVGPLRAASAAVGQLDAVAKRELDVASAAEIAAVRKQVVASARALAEAAPGLQAALGDMYRGRDTDLRAIGQALDWAAGARTLRTGADAALTGDQAAALRATRNPDLSTLIELWQEARQRIIDAFGPARQVRLGTTLDRYETARDLLRDLRDDESGQREWFDYLAAREVLAEHGLDTAVDYCADHGIEVGRLGRVIERTVYRAWADAVIAEDERLEPLASIERNELVEEFRRLDADLMQDAAGTIIEALNARRPAVTADGAPALIRAEGLKTDGHLPVRELLDRTWDATAALKPCFVMPPAAVSRYLPAGERFDVVIIDEASRMTPAAAVACAHRGKSLVVIGDDAQLAPAGGGPSVLVAANDCAAFTRLALTRHYRSRHESLIGFANHTFYQDRLVTFPSAHPAGPDLGLRLLPPVDAPVEAALVAERVAHHFSTRPTLSLGVVTLTTGQADAVADAVETVLGARPDLERFLGDDPLTGFFVKPADAAQGDERDVIILSTGADLAAAGGPAGARRLDVAITRARQRVEVVTSIAEARREEPADEGERRLAAYLDSAGLPGEESALSPMAESVAEVVEKWGYAVTRQVGAGRSRIEIGIRHAEPVGGAYALGIQCDGPGYAAFPLARDRDRLHEQVLHGLGWHLHRVWSVAWFRDRAEEEGRLRAAIENALAVPDVFAEPDVDLVTRPAQPPEWALPYQHAVLEPLPAAARVNDAVVRALLIRTVERIAEVEGPVHIAVVVRRIREAWAISRVTQPIRQAIESAVADSSATFDGTFVTAADAPIPAVRVPGDEVSRKPEQVAESELQLALEYLVLDAGLVESDDLLAAAARLFGWSSNKAGSARLAAMLDDLVAGGRLIAHRNGLIAAPADDLLDLPDPATLPRRDDTPSVSLETPETVTHR
- a CDS encoding bifunctional NAD(P)/FAD-dependent oxidoreductase/class I SAM-dependent methyltransferase is translated as MEQTYDVVVIGGGAAGLSGAVTLARSRRSVLVIDRGDPRNAPAGHVHNLLGREGVPPAELYKAGRAELAEYGGEVREGTAERAERTADGFLVTLADGARVLGRRLLVTTGLVDELPAIPGLARRWGADVAHCPYCHGWELRGKRIGVLAAGPLSLHQAQLWRQLSDDVVYLLNGTPEPDPEQAELLAARRIPVVREPVEAVEIDDDRITGVRLAGGRVIGLEAVAVGPRFVARSALLESLGLEPVPMEMNGHEVGLRIAAEETGATAVPGVWVAGNVTNLGATVAVAAAAGQTAGAMINMDLIAGESRDAVTEYRRQQATIFEADAWEERYRAKPAIWSGRPNAQLVAEAAGLPAGRALDVGCGEGADALWLAERGWTVTGVDIAAEALSRAAGHAAAAGLADRITFTRADLRSEPPAERSYDLVSAHFMHLPGAARRELYARLAAAVTAGGTLLIAGHHPDDLATAARPMHFPDMMFTAEELAAGLDPAEWDVLTTEKRPRPGQDGVIHDAVLVARRKK
- a CDS encoding helix-turn-helix domain-containing protein, which produces MAKDLASVGPRLRTLRQKRDITLTQLAATTGISVSTLSRLESGDRKPTLELLLPLAEAYQVTLDELVDAPETGDPRVRQRPIERNGHTYIPLTRRPGGVQAFKQIIPPTAAECDLEQQTHEGYEWLYVLSGRVRLLLGAHDIVLLPGEAAEFDTRQPHLILNPGPEPAEILSLFGPQGERVHVRARPKIQT
- a CDS encoding enoyl-CoA hydratase/isomerase family protein, with amino-acid sequence MDLSVTVDEGVALLEMRRPPANHFDEALIGGIVDAALELDADPACRVILLASEGRHFCAGADFGGGDFAADHVDAAARLYRRAVRLFDVRTPIVAAVQGTAVGGGLGLACAADFRVAEAGTRFVANFARLGFHQGFGLSVTLPELIGRQKATDLLLTARRVGGEEAYRIGLADRLAEPGRVRETARALALEIAASAPLAVRSMRATLRGDLAGRVRAALEHELAEQKIHWATPDAAEGIAASLARRAPNFTGSVDFTGSPDRPGT
- a CDS encoding sensor histidine kinase KdpD gives rise to the protein MLNTPDRAHRLLLVAACDLVLALAALLIRWRPEWPNAPALLGLPSFAVLGLSTWSFGGVSTGTGPFLVLMFAWAGLHFPRWVLIGYVLPGTVAYLVPLIVTGQPEIVIGSAFILMPIALAVALLIEAQARHLREDRERLARIEQWRAALMNTLAHDVRSPLSGIRIVLDELREDATGMPATMLDMALRQTARINRLADALLDVQRIDSSGHLRLDRQEHSALELIEDALSYLRPDEEIEVEVDPALRICVDKQRFEQILLNLVTNALRYGRPPVVIRIGRDGDTDRLEVRDHGPGVPESLRATLFGQFAVGGPEGVGLGLWIVRQLARAHGGEAVAEPRDPGVAMVVTFPAGPGNP